Proteins from a genomic interval of Candidatus Cloacimonadota bacterium:
- a CDS encoding geranylgeranylglyceryl/heptaprenylglyceryl phosphate synthase, with amino-acid sequence MKTYEKLVQMSEERANYLCLMDPDKLDKKTAISDARLFEENGVDGILVGGSMMINNNFDENLKAIKENVRIPVIIFPGIFHCISPYADAILYLSLITSRNPQLLIGEHVRAAPLIKHYNLEAIGTAYMLIESGNSTSVQFMSNSFPIPHSKNDIAVAHALAGQYLGMKLIYTDSGSGAKNPISNEMITAIKENVSLPLIVGGGIKETEIAAQKAEAGADFVVTGNVLEKNPDSKLIKEFADAVQSIKRK; translated from the coding sequence ATGAAAACTTATGAAAAACTCGTGCAGATGTCGGAAGAAAGAGCGAATTATCTATGCCTGATGGATCCTGACAAATTAGATAAAAAAACCGCTATTTCAGATGCCAGACTTTTCGAAGAAAATGGTGTCGATGGTATTCTGGTTGGCGGCAGTATGATGATAAATAATAATTTTGATGAAAATTTGAAAGCGATCAAAGAAAATGTTCGGATTCCGGTTATCATTTTCCCTGGAATTTTTCATTGTATTTCTCCTTATGCAGACGCAATTCTTTATTTGTCATTGATAACCAGTCGAAATCCGCAACTCCTGATCGGAGAACATGTCCGGGCTGCTCCTCTGATTAAACATTATAACCTGGAAGCGATTGGCACAGCTTATATGCTGATCGAATCCGGAAATAGTACATCGGTTCAGTTTATGAGCAATAGTTTCCCCATTCCGCATTCCAAAAATGATATTGCTGTTGCTCATGCTCTTGCAGGTCAATATCTTGGGATGAAACTCATTTATACGGATTCAGGAAGCGGAGCAAAAAATCCCATCAGTAATGAAATGATAACTGCGATCAAAGAAAATGTGTCTTTGCCCTTGATCGTCGGAGGTGGTATCAAAGAAACCGAAATCGCAGCTCAAAAAGCAGAAGCCGGTGCAGATTTTGTTGTAACAGGAAATGTTCTGGAAAAGAATCCGGATTCGAAGCTGATCAAAGAATTTGCAGATGCTGTCCAGTCTATCAAACGAAAATGA